From one Eptesicus fuscus isolate TK198812 chromosome 21, DD_ASM_mEF_20220401, whole genome shotgun sequence genomic stretch:
- the LOC103284836 gene encoding haptoglobin, with product MRALVTVVTLLLWGQLLAVDTVNESTENADDSCPKAPEIANGYVEHSVRYQCKTNYYRLRTEGDGVYTLNSEKKWTNKVTGEQLPECEAVCGKPKNPVDQVQRILGGSVDAKDSFPWQAKMISHHNLTSGATLISEQWLLTTAKNLFLGHTKDAKAKDIAPTLRLYVGKKQLVEVEEVIFHPNYLEVDIGLIKLKQKVPVGEKVMPICLPSKDYAEVNRMGYVSGWGRNSNFNFTQLLKYVMLPVADQDSCVRHYENSTVPEKKQPKSPVGVQPILNEHTFCAGLSKYQEDTCHGDAGSAFAVHDMDDDTWYAAGILSFDKSCSVAEYGVYVKVHSILDWIKKTMADN from the exons ATGCG CGCCCTGGTAACTGTTGTCACCCTCCTGCTCTGGGGGCAGCTTCTTGCAGTGGACACTGTCAACGAGAGCACAGAGAATGCAG ATGACAGCTGCCCAAAGGCCCCGGAGATTGCAAATGGCTACGTGGAGCACTCGGTTCGCTACCAGTGTAAGACCAACTACTACCGACTGCGCACTGAAGGAGATG GAGTGTACACCTTAAACAGTGAGAAGAAGTGGACAAATAAGGTCACTGGAGAGCAGCTTCCTGAATGTGAAGCAG TGTGCGGAAAGCCCAAGAACCCAGTAGATCAGGTCCAGCGGATCCTGGGTGGCTCGGTGGATGCCAAAGACAGCTTTCCCTGGCAGGCTAAGATGATTTCGCATCATAACCTCACCTCGGGGGCCACACTCATCAGTGAACAATGGCTGCTGACCACGGCTAAGAATCTCTTCCTGGGTCATACGAAAGATGCAAAAGCAAAAGATATTGCCCCTACTTTAAGACTCTATGTGGGGAAAAAGCAGCTTGTGGAGGTTGAGGAGGTGATTTTCCACCCTAACTACCTCGAGGTCGACATCGGGCTCATTAAACTCAAGCAGAAGGTGCCCGTTGGTGAGAAAGTAATGCCCATCTGCCTACCTTCAAAAGATTATGCGGAAGTGAATCGTATGGGTTATGTGTCTGGCTGGGGACGAAATTCCAACTTTAACTTCACCCAGCTCCTGAAGTACGTCATGTTGCCTGTGGCTGACCAGGACAGCTGTGTACGGCACTATGAGAACAGCACGGTGCCTGAAAAGAAGCAGCCCAAGAGCCCTGTAGGGGTGCAGCCCATACTGAATGAGCACACCTTCTGCGCTGGCCTGTCCAAGTACCAGGAAGACACATGCCATGGGGATGCTGGCAGCGCCTTTGCTGTTCATGACATGGATGACGACACGTGGTATGCGGCTGGGATCCTGAGCTTTGATAAGAGCTGTAGTGTGGCTGAGTACGGTGTGTATGTGAAGGTGCACTCCATCCTGGACTGGATTAAGAAAACCATGGCTGACAACTAA